DNA sequence from the Bacillus alveayuensis genome:
GAATACCCTACCTTTTTTCTTTTGGTCTAGCAAAATGCTTTACACAAACTTTTATACATCATCGGATAGTTTAGTTATCGGAATTAAGTAAATTTATAAAAACTATATTTTTATAAAATAATGCTTAAAATAGGTGCACAATAACTTCTACATTAAAAATCTAGTATTATTAAGGCTTCAAAAGGTGTCAAAACATAGTGACATAAATCAAAGGAGAAAATAACATGAAATATAAAACATACAAAGCAACAAATTTAACATACCTTAAAACTGCTGGGGGCTCATACGTGTATAAGCATGAAGTTGCTTGCTGAACTGCAAAGAGGCGATACTTTGGTCGTGACAAAATATTTCTAAGTGGCTTATGATGCTAAAGGTCATCAGTTAAGCAACGTATCTATTCCCATTAATTAAATTTTGGTGTGTTTTGTTCAAATAGCAACGATGTTCTTTTTTCAAACAGGTGCGTTTCTGCAATAAACAGAAACGTTTTTTGTGTGACGAACAGGTTAGTGAAAGAGTAGCGAGTCCATATAGATTGTATACAAAAGAAATTAACAAATTCAGGTTATGTGAATGGTACTCCGAAAGATGCTCAAGAAAGAGAAAAAATTTAAAAATTGAGTGAATTTCTTAACTTTTAGTTCTTGCATGACAAGGAATTCAGAACATAAAAAAAGGAAGTACCTCCCTAAATCTCGAATAGTTAAGCATCAACCCAAAACTTTGAAGTCACTGCAGAATTTAAGGCCCAAATGGTCAAGCTTTATGAATACGGAAAGCCCCGAAAAGAGATTATTCGTGAGTAAGATTTGACACCTTCTGCGTTGGATAAATGAATCAAACAAAGCAAAACATCCGGTTCCTTTAAGGAGAAGGACAATCGTTCTCCAGAAGAAAATGAATTGATCCAGCTTCGAAAAGAAAACAAGCGTTTAACGATGGAGAATGATAGTTTAAAGCAAGCCGCGCTGATACTAGGACAAAAGTAAATGTGATCAAGAATAACAGACACAAATACTCGATATCAGCAATGTGCAATGTCCTAAAACTTCCAAGAAGCACCTATTACGACAAAGCAAAAGAGCAAGATCATTCAGAAGATGAACTGGCAGCTGCCATACTGGAGATCTTCCAGAAAAGCCGACATAACGATGGTACACGGAAGATT
Encoded proteins:
- a CDS encoding hypothetical protein (product_source=Hypo-rule applied), coding for MKYKTYKATNLTYLKTAGGSYVYKHEVAC